Below is a window of Populus trichocarpa isolate Nisqually-1 chromosome 3, P.trichocarpa_v4.1, whole genome shotgun sequence DNA.
GAAATAAAGTTCTTCCTTGTCTTCTTCATGTTTCTGCTCATAACTACTCTAAATGTGGACAACAAATAAAAGATACCTTGGCACTTGCTTTGGCTTGTCCAAAATTCTTTCAACAACAAAGTTTCCTATCTTCCATTCCATGTCACAAGATGTAGCAAGCTGAACTGCTGCAACCAACAACCTTGAACTTCTAATCACTATATAGTTTGCAGCTTATACTGTCAATTTATACTGCACTAACTCCGGCGATCAGTTGATATGCCTGCTCACCTAATTTGACTCCCAGTGCTGATTGttgtaaaattttagattaGATGGAACGTCCAATTACTGTAGTGGATCTGCAATGCTTTGACTTGTTCTTTTCAGTTTCCTCCTTGAACCACTGGGATGATTCTGCACTTCTATATGGGTTGAGATTTGGAGCTCACGAGAAATCCATGTGGCTATagacatttttaatatttattttattccctTTCGGaggcattttattttatgtgataATTAATGTCATCACAATGATTTTGCAGCTGTTGGGATGGCTAGTAGCAGCACCCTTTATTTTGGCCGCACTCTACATAATATTTTTGCCATGTTTCAAGGTCTTGGTTCACAAGTTCAGCACTGTTCCATCAAGCCCAAAGAAACCATCAAATTCACTCGCAGAAATCAAGCTTAAGGTAAGGGATGTTTGATGAATGTTTTATAACCCACCTATTTACTGTTCATTGCACTGACAACAAGAAATGCTGATTAACATAATAATACTGTATGTACATAAAATCACAGAAACTTAGTGTGTACATAATGTCATGCTTTATGAGCTTGTCATGGTCAATTTGCTTCCAAAATGTGTACGTCCCTTTGCATCTATGAAAATGGAAACGTTCTTGGTTTAATTTTGCCAGAGGAAAATCCTACTAATGTTTCTGTTTCTCTTCATCTCTTTGGGTGCACTCTTTGATTGCATTCATCAAAATGTCAATTTAATCTTGGTTTTGGGTTGGCCAGAATCTGACCTTGCACCTTTCTCTAGTGTTGTGAAGAATGGAGTAGTGCGAGTGGTAGAACCATATAAAGGGAGCCCGTCGCCTTTTGTTGGCTTGGTTGCATTTCTACCTTTGTATTCACTGGGAATTTTAATGACATGCTTAGTTATTGCTTTCAGTTTTGCTTCTGGTAATAAATGCTTCTTTTACCCCATTACCAATAGTCTTGATCGAGTTcccatttgtttatttattgttctgTCATCTATTTGGTTCCGCTTCTAAATACCTAGTGAACATGGAAAGTTCCTGTCGCATATTGAACTCCAGGTCAGGGGATAGCAATGCTGCATTGAGTCCCGGGATACAGCTTTATGCTTGCTTTTGGTTTGTACCTTGCTCTTGGAAAATTGTGCCAGATTTGCTTTCTGGGAAAGTGCTGGTGAGGAGCCAATACCAGttcacttggatttttttttggcagcTTCAATTTAATGAGCACATTAATATAGGCCATTGCAGTAATATATCTGACTAAAGGAAGGCTTTAGAAAGCATCAAtgggttttatagtttttactCTCGGAACCTGACCCAAGTCACCCCTTGATTTctgttctgtttttgttttcaaaaaattgtaaacaagatatgaaaatatgttttttttttgtttttttgttttgatgaataaaaattgacaataagtttcaaaactttttaaaataaaaattttcttaaatgtttttagaaCTTGTTTTTACACTATTAATCTAATGTAGAAATTAGGTCATGATTAGGATGAAACTAAGTTCGGGACAGTCTAAGACTAGATCAAAGGTGCCTAGAGATCTGAAGAGACTGGCCCAAAAGTTAGGGCGAGGGGTTGGGTTGATATCAGGTCTTAATGTTAGGGGCGGGGCTAGGACTGGATTGGGATTGGATTTGAGAATTGGGCCTCAAGTTCTTAGGGGTTAGGCCAAGACTAGTCCAAGATGGCAGGGGTTGGGCTAGGATTAGGTCCAAACATCAAGGGTTAGGCTCAGGACAAGTTTGGGATTGAATTTTGGGCTATCAAGAATCAAAATGATCTTGGATCTAAGGAGTCTAAGATTAAGACCAAGACACATGGAGTTAACTAATACTAGTCCAAGACATTTTGAATCAAGATCGGTGTGATCAAGGATTGAGTTAGGACTAAGTGAAATCAGATTGTACCCTACCATAATTATCAAACTTGACTCGGTGGGTTGATCTAGGAACTTGGTGACCTAAGGCCAAACCCGAACTAGGCTTGAAATTAAACCAACCCACCCGGTCAAACCTGGTTAACCTGATCAAATTTTGGTTGACTTGATCGATCTAACCAATATAACTTAACCTAATTCAAATACGACCGAGTTAACCATGagatataaaaaaggaaaagaaaaatcaaaatcacgTCATGGTGAtccttcattaaaaaaattaaagaatgtcaattgatttgatttgatgaccTAGTGATTCAGATCTTTTATTGGGTTAGATCTTAAGTTGGTTGGACAATTATGCATCCTATAATTTTGAATAACATGAGTAAAAGTTCCATTAATTTGAGTATATGATTGACACTAATGAAGTCGTGAAAAACTTTAGACTGGTGCTTTCCACGGTTGTATCTTTGGGTTACTGAAGTGAACGAGCTTGACCACTTATCTATAAGCTTTCTTATCAAATAAATTTCTTGGGGGAATATAACACACTCCAGTGTTTAAGTTAGAAAACATATAAGGAAAAATAATGTAcaataaaggaaaataaaatgaaattgtagggagtatgtatatatatgttatgtTTTTGTCTATTAAATTGTATGACTTGTTGAGTGGTTGTTTATGGTTCTGAAATTGTTGAATGGTTATTGGTGGTTTTTGGAATTGCTAGATGATTGATATGGTTATTGGAATTGTTGAGTGGTTGATGCTAATATATGAATTGCATGGCTTGGCTTGACTTATCTTACTTTGTGGCATCGAACTTAGTTACATCATCTATTTGTAGTGTGTGGAGTACTTCGGTCTGTGAAGAGTGATGTGTTATTGGTGGGCTAATCTTGGCTTAATATTGGTGTAGAAGTTTGTGGTTGAGTaggtagaaaataaataatggctaGAAAAATGATGCTTAATTGACATACAAAATTTTGTGTTGGTGTTCGAGGTAATGTTTGTTGTGCCGTATAAAGAATTTGTTTGTgggatttttaaaaacttaaaaaaatgtatagaGGTGTGTGTTTCAGTAGGTATTAGACAGTCTGAGGCGAGTTTAGTTCCAGACTAGGATGCCCAAACAACCAGTAGGCTTTCTACCAACGCTTGCAATGCACGTGCTAGATGAGTTGGTCAACGCCTATTTGGGCGATGCATGTGGCTCCTTCCAACTCCTCAAATGGCCTTCTTTGGTGTCTACAAATTTGTCCTTTCAAGATCTTTATGAAGGTTAAAGGGGTGTACTCATCAAAGCTTTAGTTTGCTTTcgggaccttttttttttttttcctctcatgctttgttttttgtgccaacccatttcttttcttttttcatttgtcgTTAAATCTTGCTTGTTTTCTTATGGTTGTTAGATTTACATACAAAATCTTGTTGACTAATGtaaaatgtatatattttaGTATAGGTGCATATTTTACAGAAGAAATGCATGGGACATGCATTTTGTTgggaatgatttttctttttagttccCAAGAATGGCACATACATTCTCTTTGCAAGTATAACAAGCACCACTCAAAGTGTAAACATAAATTTTTCTATGTAGAGTAGACACCATTTTTTTagctaatatttattttctacctAATCAATCACCAACTTCTCCACCAATGTTAAGCCAGGATCAATTCACCAATGGCACGACACTCTTCACTTACCAAGATACTTCACACGCTATGAGGCACTTCAGCTTTATTGCAACATTATTCTCCACACTTTAGATGTAAGTTGATGTGATCAAGGTCTATAAATATCTTGGTCACCATGTAAAATAAGTCAAGCTATGCAATTTCATATATAAGTATCAACCATACAACAATTCGAAGAACCATAAACAACCATCCAACAATTCTAAAAACCATAAACGACCATTCAACAACTCATATAAGTTCATAGACAAAAACACACAACATACAACTAAACACTCCttataatttcattaaactatTGTATCTTGGTGTTGTAAatgatttaatcaaataattatattattaaactgtcactaaactttgatatttagTCATAGTTTTGACATGAAGGACCTCGTTCTATATAAAACACAACAATTTATCCCTAATGATTCTTTTGAAATCTCTGCCTTATTATCCTTATCTttgacataaaaggaatatattaatgctactttggatgcacaagttgtttttaccagAGATGATTAACTTCAACGAATTCCAGTATATGAGCTAGATAACTAGATTTAGACTATACTTGGATTATTAGAAAGATATCACAATAGCTTAATCATGATCTTTGAGAGTATTATTAGAACCGCCTCAAACTACACTCGAGGGGAGTTTATCTAATCCCGAGAGAGTTACCAAACCTGAGACATTGTTTACGCACTTGTGTGGTCATAGACGATGGAGGGTAGCCCAAACTGTTAAGAGATTGAGCTTTAACGtatgttttggtttaatttatttgagtttttagttgagatttattaattaggatttatttgttatgtttgatttaattgttgttagatattttatttaataggcAATACGCTTAATTGCTTGTTCTACTTGAAGTTTTAGtctttatattctattttttaaaattttagacatTTGttaatgaattgaataaaaattgcaaAGTGGCATACTTTTTGAACCcccattcttcttttcttcagcttcttttctttgttttttttttacctttttctcttctctctttaccTTTTTCTTCTTAGCTTATTACTTTATCTTCAAATCTCCTTTATCACACATCAATTATCtaataattgaaatattaaagtctaGAAATCAACTATAAACTTTTGAAGCAACTATTTAACATTCTAAATCTCCTCTAAAccatcttgaaaaaaacaaaataagggTAGGGTGAGTGTTACACATTCGGTCATCTCTCTAGCTGGGCTAGGCATGCTAAAATTCACTAACATATATagcttaaaattaattcattaattatacCAAAATATTAGTTTATTCAAAGATTCAAAAGTTCAAAAGCATATTTATAAATCTTATACAAACTTAAGTAATTCAAAccaattattttgaatatgaaCATGGATTGTACACATACATTCAAAGTCAAATTTAGAATTAAAGTACTACAGTTGCTCTAACTATAGTAAcaatgaattgtattttttcCTATGAATAAGTATTAAGTTctaaataaacatgtttataaGTGTCAGTGTTTAGCTTTCAAAAGTCAGGTTCAAAGCATTgtcaatcattttattaattaataaaaaagacaatcaaattcatattcatattcattttattaattaataaaaaaaggcacaataagaaaacctaattaatcatattaatttatttattattactatttttccatatatatatatatatatatatatatatatcaaattgtgTGAAATGTCCTAATTATCCTTCAACCatagttaattataattatttatcaaagGATAATGTTGTCCTTTCCTATTCAATTTTGCAGGGAGCtcttaaaaataatcacttaattatacaacaataaaattatttattgtaagaaaagtaattatttcaacTCTATTAATGTATAATTCCTTCTTTTACTATTAACTTTattacaataaatttattttcattagtttctaatttaataaaaattgcaagtaagaatcaacaaaaaaaccaatctAGGTAATTTGAAAgaaggataagaaaaaaagtttcatttaattaaaacctTTGATCTAATtcatttgcttcttcttcttctttttcttttacatttgaCTTCaccataataataatttttcaaacaacttgttaaaattatatatacaagtttcgataaaaataggaaaaaaaatattttgatattttcgaTGTGAGTgtattattaaagaaaataaagatatacAGCTTGTGCATTGTAATGGGAAACTTTCTGGAATGTATTTTAGCTAATTATATGATCATAACAAAAACTCACAATAAAGACAACGAATCAAATAtggagaaaaaatgtttttttttctttttaaaattcccTTTTATGATTCATTTAATGTtcccttctttaatttttattttataagaagcACAGTTCATTGACCAAAAAGTGAAAGATACATAGCAGGTTCACATACAATAATTAACGAGATGTTGCTAACAttgtaaaaaaggaaaaatctcattaaaaataaatatcaaattgattgatatataatatatagtatctcaaatataataatatttatttaattataattaattttgattaagctttaaagaaaaaattcattaggGCATTACAAAAAGAGTGcctattaatatcataataacaatcataatttcacttgaaaaaaatttaaaattaattttacctattttattttaaataaattgaagcaaaattttatataaaaaaaaagctttgaaaAAGCCCAAATGGCTAGGCATGATGGGCCTGCTTTTGGTTCAGAAAAATGTGGGTAGATGAGCGTGGGCATGCTAAAATACTAGTTGATTCATTGTCTACTCTAGCTTTAATGCCAACCACCTCAAATGGCTAGAAAGTTGGATCTCAAATTTCTTGAAAACTTATTTCAACTagtttttactagaaaatacctaaaaaacactctaaaaatctcaataaatctatttttagcCTAAAGTTAGCCAAAAATTggtcaaaagataaaaaaatcaacctaaattTAAAAGACTTAAGCATTGTCTacttttttgtttagaaaagaTGAAGGCCAAAAAAACGTTAATGAAACTCATCTCATTGAAAAGAACTCGTTTACAccaagatctttttttttttttcaataaaatctagcTAATCagtaattttctctctcttatcctGTTATTCAGTgactttttctcttctcttaaaTTTGGGGACtgaaatgtaataaaaatagaGTTTGGAACCAAAATATCAACTTGTCAAACTAAAAGGACTAAAGATAATTTGGCATAATTGTCTAGGTAGAAAGGCTTGTTTTTAGTGGGTGGAAAAAACTAATTTTGCAAACAttacaactaattttttttttttgtaaaatcaagcatcaactcaatatcaaaatgtttttttgacatCATAACAGccccataaaaagcaaattgaaataaattattcatctcAATCTCAATTGAAcacaatgttaaaagatgaattgaaaaaaaagaagttaattgacttaatataaaaatccaaaggactaaaaaaaagtcatcaataTCCTTCAATCAAGTGATTAGACCAAATCAACAAGTATATGAAGTTAACAAC
It encodes the following:
- the LOC7483548 gene encoding uncharacterized protein LOC7483548 isoform X1 — encoded protein: MAMPAMGFLAWLDKKIVDPLYQILRRGLEPKQLAFSTALGIALGIFPICGVTVLLCGLAIALLGSLCHAPTVLLANFIATPIELSLVVPFLRFGEVMSGGPPFPLTSDALKKVLTGQASREVILSIAHALLGWLVAAPFILAALYIIFLPCFKVLVHKFSTVPSSPKKPSNSLAEIKLKLFGSASKYLVNMESSCRILNSRSGDSNAALSPGIQLYACFWFVPCSWKIVPDLLSGKVLVRSQYQFTWIFFWQLQFNEHINIGHCSNISD